From Rhodococcus sp. B7740, one genomic window encodes:
- a CDS encoding antibiotic biosynthesis monooxygenase family protein → MAIVKINAIDVPEGAGPELEKRFAARAGSVDGSPGFLGFQLLRPVKGESRYFVVTQWEDEESFQAWSAGPSREAHAGASSAKPVSSGASLLEFEVVLDVPAAS, encoded by the coding sequence ATGGCCATTGTGAAGATCAATGCGATCGACGTACCCGAGGGCGCGGGCCCCGAACTCGAGAAGCGCTTCGCCGCGCGCGCCGGGTCGGTCGACGGCTCCCCGGGTTTCCTCGGGTTCCAACTGCTGCGGCCGGTCAAGGGCGAGTCGCGCTACTTCGTCGTCACCCAATGGGAGGACGAGGAGTCGTTCCAGGCATGGTCGGCGGGACCGTCGCGGGAGGCTCACGCAGGAGCCAGTTCTGCGAAGCCGGTCTCGTCCGGAGCATCCCTGCTCGAATTCGAGGTCGTACTGGACGTGCCTGCCGCGTCCTGA
- a CDS encoding alpha/beta fold hydrolase, whose product MLYDEGGSGRSILLLHGLMGSAATWRRQVPWLREFGHVHSYDAPGHRRPAPTELTTEFFVADLLEHLEALGPSVLIGHSMGALHGWCAAAERPDLVSAMVVEDISPDFRGRTADDWAAMMRAWPQPFPDADAVLAFFGDVAGQYFLDSFVRSDDGWRLHGEVDVFEAISQEWGTRHFWDEWEAVEAPVLLIEGEHTITPAGQMQRMHSGKPGSAYVRIEKAAHLIHDEAPEGYRTAVQEFLRALG is encoded by the coding sequence ATGCTCTACGACGAGGGTGGATCCGGCCGTTCGATTCTGCTGCTGCACGGGCTGATGGGCAGCGCCGCCACCTGGCGGCGGCAGGTTCCGTGGCTTCGAGAATTCGGGCATGTGCACTCCTACGATGCGCCGGGGCATCGCCGTCCTGCGCCGACCGAGCTCACGACCGAGTTCTTCGTGGCCGACCTGCTCGAGCATCTCGAGGCGTTGGGTCCCAGTGTGTTGATCGGTCATTCGATGGGCGCACTGCACGGTTGGTGTGCCGCCGCCGAGCGCCCCGACCTGGTTTCCGCCATGGTGGTCGAGGACATCTCTCCGGATTTCAGGGGACGGACCGCCGATGATTGGGCAGCGATGATGCGGGCGTGGCCGCAACCCTTTCCCGACGCCGATGCGGTGCTGGCGTTCTTCGGAGATGTTGCGGGACAATACTTTCTGGATTCCTTCGTGCGAAGTGACGATGGCTGGCGCCTGCACGGTGAGGTGGACGTCTTCGAGGCGATCTCGCAGGAGTGGGGGACTCGACACTTCTGGGACGAGTGGGAGGCCGTCGAGGCTCCGGTGTTGCTGATCGAAGGTGAACACACCATCACCCCGGCCGGTCAGATGCAGCGAATGCACTCGGGCAAGCCCGGATCGGCGTACGTGCGGATCGAGAAGGCGGCGCACCTGATTCACGACGAGGCACCCGAGGGGTATCGCACGGCGGTGCAGGAGTTCCTGCGCGCACTAGGATGA
- a CDS encoding putative bifunctional diguanylate cyclase/phosphodiesterase: protein MLWTRFLGFGVLAVAAYAIAPPGIPQGAIYAIVLLATIVAFVYRYFREPGPDKRTWKYMAVGVGSWGIGDVLIAMVQVSGGRVSTFSSSDIFYLFGYLVIAVGFARAADENGLVFGWEELLECLVVAVGIGLATWVFVIPGDSALSFPSAMELWPATVYLTIDAFLLTLVGSLYLLTRSTTVPFLAAAAGVVFLVSADFASYATVDSSELYRSTLLNTLWLAAYVCFGVIALHIPERAVSRVDRSSPFRFGRVRFLGLAVAVAVTPLAMAVQLARGVPVQQWGWVIVLSSAMIIALVGCRIAYFLETLRRQAAVLEDVARTDAVTGLASRRLLRERLDTMLAGRGESDVFTLVVDIDRFAQINETFGYSVGDSVLREIGHRLVASVRSDDLVGRLGGDQFVVAMRRRPGQIDVSDTAEQLQFAVSRTMFVHDINVALDATVGIAAIEVCPAVSGSGSATVSIDGESMLQRAHVALTAAKAGHTRIGRYEPDMDRDRHDHMRLLGELDKAIGDHQLRVFFQPCLDLESGSVDRVEALLRWQHPREGLIGPSMFLPDAERTGMLPAITALVLDEALAQCSELRRRGVNLSVSVNLSVRNLLDETLTEQVAAALAKHSVPAHALEFEVTETTAMTDPVRSVNALTSLRGLGVTIAIDDYGTGYSSLAYLQTLPVQTLKIDRSFVSKMNTEETDASIVRSTIDLARSLGVRVMAEGVEDAGTLDALRELGCDGAQGYFLGRPMPAEFLAEAVAKLDSQMPTRLEWELARERI from the coding sequence ATGTTGTGGACGCGCTTCCTGGGCTTCGGTGTACTCGCCGTAGCGGCGTACGCAATAGCCCCGCCGGGCATACCCCAGGGTGCGATATACGCAATCGTGCTTCTGGCCACAATCGTCGCGTTCGTCTACCGCTACTTTCGGGAACCCGGGCCGGACAAGCGGACGTGGAAGTACATGGCCGTCGGCGTCGGCTCCTGGGGTATCGGCGACGTGCTGATCGCGATGGTACAGGTCAGCGGTGGACGAGTATCGACGTTCTCCTCGTCCGACATCTTCTACCTGTTCGGCTATCTGGTGATCGCCGTCGGCTTCGCACGAGCCGCCGACGAGAACGGGCTCGTGTTCGGGTGGGAAGAACTGCTCGAGTGTCTGGTGGTTGCAGTCGGTATCGGACTCGCCACTTGGGTGTTCGTCATCCCCGGCGATTCGGCGTTGTCGTTTCCGTCGGCGATGGAATTGTGGCCTGCCACGGTCTACCTCACCATCGACGCGTTTCTGCTCACGCTCGTCGGAAGTCTGTACCTGCTGACCCGCTCGACAACGGTGCCGTTCCTGGCGGCAGCGGCCGGAGTCGTGTTCCTGGTGTCTGCCGATTTCGCGTCCTATGCCACGGTCGACTCGTCCGAGCTCTACCGTTCGACCCTCCTGAACACGCTGTGGTTGGCCGCGTACGTGTGTTTCGGAGTGATCGCCCTGCACATTCCGGAGCGGGCGGTGTCGCGGGTCGACCGGTCCAGCCCCTTCAGATTCGGGCGTGTGAGATTTCTCGGACTCGCGGTCGCGGTCGCCGTGACACCCCTCGCGATGGCTGTTCAGTTGGCCCGGGGGGTTCCGGTCCAGCAGTGGGGGTGGGTGATCGTGCTGTCGTCGGCGATGATCATCGCGCTCGTCGGGTGCCGTATCGCGTACTTCCTCGAGACGCTGCGGCGGCAGGCCGCAGTGCTCGAGGACGTGGCTCGGACGGATGCGGTGACCGGGCTGGCCAGTCGCCGCCTGCTCCGAGAGCGGTTGGACACGATGCTCGCCGGACGCGGCGAGTCGGACGTATTCACGCTCGTGGTGGACATCGACCGCTTCGCGCAGATCAACGAGACCTTCGGGTACAGCGTGGGAGACAGTGTCCTGCGCGAGATCGGTCATCGCCTGGTCGCATCGGTGCGATCCGACGACCTCGTCGGACGGCTCGGTGGGGATCAGTTCGTCGTCGCCATGCGCAGGCGTCCCGGCCAGATCGACGTATCGGACACCGCCGAGCAACTCCAGTTCGCAGTCAGTAGAACGATGTTCGTGCACGACATCAACGTGGCACTCGACGCGACGGTCGGAATCGCAGCCATAGAAGTCTGCCCGGCGGTCTCGGGTTCGGGTTCGGCGACCGTGTCGATAGACGGCGAATCGATGCTGCAGCGGGCGCACGTGGCCCTGACTGCCGCGAAGGCGGGCCACACTCGTATCGGTCGCTACGAACCCGACATGGATCGCGACCGACACGATCACATGCGGTTGCTGGGCGAACTCGACAAGGCCATCGGTGACCACCAGCTTCGAGTGTTCTTTCAGCCTTGCCTGGATCTGGAATCCGGCAGTGTCGATCGCGTCGAGGCGTTACTGCGGTGGCAGCACCCACGTGAGGGTCTGATCGGACCGTCGATGTTCCTGCCCGACGCCGAGCGCACCGGTATGTTGCCCGCCATCACCGCCCTCGTGCTCGACGAGGCCTTGGCTCAGTGCAGCGAGCTGCGTCGACGTGGAGTCAATCTGTCTGTCTCGGTGAATCTTTCGGTGAGAAACCTACTGGACGAGACGCTCACCGAACAGGTCGCGGCCGCGTTGGCGAAACATTCGGTTCCCGCGCATGCCCTGGAGTTCGAGGTCACCGAGACAACGGCGATGACCGATCCGGTGCGCTCGGTGAACGCGTTGACGTCCCTTCGTGGCCTCGGCGTCACCATCGCGATCGACGACTACGGCACCGGCTACAGCTCGTTGGCCTATCTGCAGACTCTGCCGGTGCAGACTCTCAAGATCGACCGCTCGTTCGTGTCGAAGATGAACACCGAAGAGACCGACGCATCGATCGTGCGCTCGACCATCGACCTGGCTCGAAGTCTCGGGGTGCGGGTGATGGCAGAGGGAGTCGAGGACGCGGGCACGTTGGACGCGCTCCGAGAATTGGGCTGCGACGGTGCTCAGGGCTACTTCCTCGGCAGGCCGATGCCGGCCGAGTTCCTGGCGGAAGCTGTGGCGAAACTGGATTCGCAGATGCCGACGAGACTCGAATGGGAGCTCGCCCGCGAACGCATCTGA